In Priestia aryabhattai, the DNA window GGTATTTAATTTCTTTTCGGCGGTCATCAATTTTAAATGGACCGATTGATACTTCATCTAATAAATTAGGAAATTGATTGCGCATTCTAGCTTGAATACGTGCAAGAAGTTCTTCAAAACTGAAGGGTTTAACCATATAATCATCCGCTCCAATAGTCAGCCCCTTTACTCGGTCATCTACTTGATCTTTTGCTGTTAGCATGATGACGGCTATATTCCCCATTTTTTTTAACAAACGGCATACTTCAAATCCATCCATTCCGGGAAGCATAACATCCACAATAGCGATATGAGGCTTGAATTCTTTGGCTATATTAATTCCTTCAATCCCGTCTTGTGCAGCTTTAATATCAAATCCTTCATTTGTTAAACCTAAAGATAAAAACTGTAAAATAGTTGGTTCGTCATCTATAAGTAAAACTTTAATTCCTTTTAGTTGTTCCATCATGGTGAAAACTCCTTTGCTCCTCTACTTTCTATTATGCTTTTTTATCTGAAACAGCACTGAATAATAGCTGAAAGCAAGCTGAAAAATAGTAGCTATTCTTATATCTTCAGCTAACTTTAAGCTTCTATTCGTCTTATTCTCAGAAATCTTTTGCATAATGGACGGCGTACTAGATAAAACACCATAAATTAGATAGAAAGTCTAATGGTGAAAGAGGAGGAAATTTAAGGATGATTAAATGGACAAAAATATTGTCTACATCTGCTTTAGGAACTGCAATTGCATTTGGCTCCATTACAACGAGTCACGCTGCAGAAATGAAGACAGCGAAGGCAGGAACAATTGAACATGTG includes these proteins:
- a CDS encoding response regulator transcription factor gives rise to the protein MEQLKGIKVLLIDDEPTILQFLSLGLTNEGFDIKAAQDGIEGINIAKEFKPHIAIVDVMLPGMDGFEVCRLLKKMGNIAVIMLTAKDQVDDRVKGLTIGADDYMVKPFSFEELLARIQARMRNQFPNLLDEVSIGPFKIDDRRKEIKYLNHILDLSPTEYALLKFLVINHGLVLSKSTILDRVWGYDFGGEENIVEVYIRSLREKLQDHSRTVIRTLRGVGYRIDIS